From the genome of Hyphomonas adhaerens MHS-3, one region includes:
- a CDS encoding dihydroorotase, translating to MSETYDLILRGGTVVTPGGELEADIGVRGERIARIGDLSGASAGEIYGATGLHILPGVIDSQVHFREPGMEYKADLETEARSAALGGVVAVFEMPNTNPATTTPAMLQDKLNRAAGRMDVDHAFYAGATHQNIDLLPEMERMLGCCGVKVFMGASTGDLLIADDEGVEAVLRVIKRRAAFHSEDEFRLEERRSLAVEGDWRSHPVVRDVEAAVSSTTRLLRLARKVGKRIHVLHISTAEEMEILRDAKDIASVECLPQHLTLAAPECYERLKGYAQMNPPIREQRHQDALWRALNAGIVDVMGSDHAPHTKEEKARPYPASPSGMPGVQTTVPIMLTHVNNGKLSLQRFVELTSAGPQRVFGLADKGRIAEGYHADFTVVDLKRKETITADWSKSKCGWTPFDGFEATGWPVGTIIRGGFVMRDGEIVKKGGGKPVRFNETLEPAT from the coding sequence ATGAGCGAGACTTACGATCTGATCCTTCGCGGCGGCACTGTCGTCACTCCTGGTGGTGAATTGGAGGCCGATATCGGTGTGCGCGGCGAGCGCATCGCCCGGATCGGAGACCTCTCCGGTGCATCGGCTGGCGAGATCTATGGCGCGACCGGCCTGCATATCCTGCCGGGCGTCATCGACAGCCAGGTTCACTTCCGCGAACCGGGCATGGAATACAAGGCAGACCTCGAAACCGAAGCGCGCTCTGCCGCGCTCGGCGGTGTTGTTGCCGTGTTCGAGATGCCGAACACCAATCCGGCGACCACGACGCCGGCGATGTTGCAGGACAAGCTGAACCGTGCGGCGGGACGCATGGATGTCGACCACGCCTTCTATGCCGGCGCCACGCACCAGAATATCGACCTGCTGCCAGAGATGGAGCGCATGCTCGGCTGTTGCGGTGTGAAAGTGTTCATGGGCGCCTCCACCGGCGATCTGCTGATCGCCGACGATGAAGGCGTCGAAGCGGTGCTGCGCGTCATCAAGCGCCGGGCGGCTTTCCATTCCGAGGATGAATTCCGTCTTGAAGAGCGCCGCAGCCTGGCTGTGGAAGGCGACTGGCGCAGCCATCCGGTGGTGCGCGACGTCGAGGCCGCCGTGTCATCCACGACGCGCCTTCTGCGCCTGGCCCGCAAGGTCGGGAAACGCATCCATGTGCTGCACATCTCCACGGCGGAAGAAATGGAAATCCTGCGGGATGCCAAGGACATCGCCAGCGTCGAGTGTCTGCCACAGCACCTGACGCTCGCGGCGCCGGAATGTTATGAGCGCCTCAAAGGCTATGCCCAGATGAACCCGCCGATCCGTGAGCAGCGCCATCAGGACGCCCTCTGGCGGGCCCTGAATGCCGGCATCGTGGACGTGATGGGCTCAGACCATGCTCCGCATACGAAGGAGGAAAAGGCGCGGCCCTATCCGGCCAGTCCGTCGGGTATGCCGGGGGTGCAGACAACTGTGCCAATCATGCTGACTCATGTGAACAACGGGAAGCTCAGCCTGCAGCGCTTTGTCGAGCTCACCAGCGCGGGGCCGCAGCGCGTTTTCGGCCTGGCAGACAAGGGCCGGATCGCCGAGGGCTACCATGCCGATTTCACCGTCGTGGACCTGAAGCGCAAGGAAACCATCACCGCCGACTGGTCGAAGTCGAAATGCGGCTGGACCCCGTTCGACGGGTTCGAAGCCACCGGCTGGCCGGTCGGCACCATCATCCGCGGCGGCTTTGTCATGCGTGACGGAGAGATCGTGAAGAAAGGCGGCGGCAAGCCTGTCCGTTTCAACGAAACGCTGGAGCCTGCCACTTGA
- a CDS encoding carboxymuconolactone decarboxylase family protein → MPRLKEAGREAKNPYADKIFDIVFGDRDPVAEPGTATGTPGNWWTVFNIVPEAFQHTTEGFRFYRSKDRQIDPKLRELGQIRAGYTVGSRFVFSQHCKSCRHLGMPEEQIEAIPHWQVATCFNELERALLAYTDGLVLERGRVPDGVFETLKKHLSDEEILEFTYITCTYMMHAIMSRALRLEYDDVDEPVTEVPAPEGYYDDVMSMVDRKEE, encoded by the coding sequence GTGCCCAGGCTGAAAGAAGCAGGCCGCGAGGCCAAGAACCCCTACGCCGACAAAATCTTCGACATCGTGTTCGGAGACCGCGACCCGGTCGCCGAACCCGGCACGGCCACCGGCACACCCGGCAATTGGTGGACGGTGTTCAACATCGTTCCGGAAGCATTCCAGCACACGACCGAAGGCTTCCGCTTCTACCGCTCCAAGGACCGCCAGATTGACCCGAAACTGCGCGAGCTTGGCCAGATCCGGGCCGGCTACACCGTGGGCAGCCGGTTCGTCTTCTCCCAGCACTGCAAGTCCTGCCGCCATCTCGGCATGCCGGAAGAACAGATCGAAGCCATTCCGCACTGGCAGGTCGCCACCTGCTTCAACGAGCTGGAACGGGCGCTTCTGGCCTATACGGACGGGCTGGTGCTGGAACGCGGCCGCGTGCCCGATGGCGTGTTCGAGACGCTGAAGAAACATCTCAGCGACGAAGAGATTCTCGAATTCACCTACATCACCTGCACCTACATGATGCACGCCATCATGAGCCGGGCCCTGCGCCTGGAATACGATGATGTCGATGAGCCGGTGACAGAGGTCCCCGCACCGGAAGGGTATTATGACGATGTCATGAGCATGGTGGACCGCAAGGAGGAATAG
- a CDS encoding VOC family protein — MGYHHLALAAKDMKATHDFYERIMGFELVKVEIGPIPGGGWGKHFFYRMDGDNSRFIAFWELHDTAGQDSYKYDLNEAGGLPPGTNHYSFSVDSTEELTAWKDRWNAAGLDVLEIDHNWCHSVYTKDPNGNIVEFCATTGSFTPADRERALAALDETEFKPSPPPAKMQPWPAAEEADA, encoded by the coding sequence ATGGGATATCATCACCTCGCCCTCGCGGCGAAGGACATGAAAGCCACGCACGACTTCTATGAGCGCATCATGGGCTTCGAGCTCGTGAAGGTGGAGATCGGACCAATCCCCGGCGGCGGCTGGGGCAAGCATTTCTTCTACCGCATGGACGGTGACAACAGCCGCTTCATCGCGTTCTGGGAATTGCACGACACCGCAGGGCAGGACAGCTACAAGTACGACCTGAACGAAGCGGGCGGCCTGCCTCCGGGCACCAATCACTACTCGTTCTCTGTAGACTCAACCGAGGAACTGACGGCCTGGAAAGACCGCTGGAATGCGGCCGGGCTGGACGTGCTGGAGATCGACCATAACTGGTGCCACTCGGTCTACACCAAGGATCCGAACGGCAACATCGTGGAGTTCTGCGCCACAACGGGCAGCTTCACCCCGGCCGACCGTGAACGCGCCCTCGCCGCCCTTGACGAAACCGAGTTCAAGCCGTCCCCGCCGCCCGCAAAAATGCAGCCCTGGCCCGCTGCGGAAGAGGCAGACGCCTGA
- a CDS encoding GtrA family protein, translating into MTPTFDSETVRRLRQSPGARYFVASLAALAIDYVITLALYYFAHLDLSVSAAIAFLALGAVFYLVHEFWTFRQESSRFSTRRMAANMGVLLLSGAVRVAVIAALEWVRPPAGLWVSVYFAAGVGASFSTNYLLNRYFVFRR; encoded by the coding sequence GTGACCCCGACATTTGACAGCGAGACGGTAAGGCGGCTCCGGCAAAGTCCGGGCGCGCGCTATTTTGTGGCGAGCCTGGCCGCGCTGGCCATCGACTATGTCATCACGCTGGCGCTGTACTATTTTGCCCATCTGGACCTGTCGGTGTCCGCCGCGATCGCCTTCCTTGCCTTGGGCGCGGTGTTCTATCTGGTCCATGAATTCTGGACGTTCCGGCAGGAATCCTCCCGTTTCTCCACGCGCCGGATGGCCGCGAACATGGGAGTGCTCCTCCTGTCGGGCGCGGTGCGGGTGGCGGTGATCGCCGCGCTCGAATGGGTCCGCCCGCCAGCCGGCCTGTGGGTCAGCGTCTATTTTGCAGCCGGGGTCGGCGCGTCTTTCAGCACCAATTACCTGCTTAATCGCTATTTCGTGTTCCGCCGCTGA
- a CDS encoding biotin transporter BioY encodes MKLAPTRPNTLALLRPFLIGIAGVAALTASSHISVPMYPVPMTMQTMVVLMLGALMGPRAGAMTVLAWLALSLTGAPVLSGGKPGLVALAGPTAGYLISFPLVAFTAGLLPKGDRIGAHASRLLGFVGLHGVILFAGWSWLSALTGPEVAFATGVAPFLLGALIKSGLATALLAAFPRRAG; translated from the coding sequence ATGAAGCTCGCCCCGACACGCCCAAACACCCTGGCCCTGTTGCGTCCGTTCCTGATCGGTATTGCAGGCGTCGCGGCGCTGACGGCCTCCTCGCACATTTCGGTACCCATGTACCCGGTGCCCATGACGATGCAGACCATGGTCGTGCTGATGCTGGGCGCCCTGATGGGGCCGCGTGCAGGCGCCATGACGGTGCTGGCATGGCTCGCCCTGTCGCTGACCGGAGCGCCTGTCCTGTCCGGCGGCAAGCCGGGCCTGGTGGCGCTGGCCGGGCCGACGGCGGGATACCTGATCAGCTTTCCCCTGGTGGCTTTCACCGCCGGGCTGCTGCCGAAGGGCGACCGTATCGGCGCACATGCCTCGCGGCTGCTGGGCTTTGTCGGCCTGCACGGCGTGATCCTGTTTGCCGGCTGGAGCTGGCTGTCGGCGCTAACCGGGCCTGAAGTGGCCTTTGCGACAGGCGTTGCGCCGTTCCTGCTGGGCGCGCTGATCAAGAGCGGCCTGGCGACGGCGCTGCTGGCAGCCTTCCCGCGCCGGGCGGGCTGA
- a CDS encoding YgfZ/GcvT domain-containing protein: MRFPHRSLIRLSGPDTIALLERTVTNPVQDWQAGEVRYGALLTPQGKIITDYTVLRTDDGVLVDVHEDAAEDLMKRLKMFRLRAQVEIALDETFAAVRSDDHRDPRSPALWGRTWVPLADAGDMIPDADWQANRIAAGVPEWGSDYRAAEVFPTDINMDVMGGIDYKKGCFVGQEVASRMKRRGKIRKRTLTVRGAALEAGTEIFSAAPVGTVTSVQGDAGLALVRTDRLQKVLDQSRPLTCNDQPVTFDVPEWAQNEMNALGVEASGE; the protein is encoded by the coding sequence ATGCGCTTTCCGCACCGCAGCCTGATCCGCCTTTCCGGGCCTGACACGATCGCTCTTTTGGAGCGAACCGTGACAAATCCGGTGCAGGACTGGCAGGCGGGCGAGGTGCGTTATGGCGCACTTCTGACCCCTCAGGGCAAGATCATAACGGACTATACCGTGCTTCGGACGGACGATGGCGTGCTTGTGGATGTGCATGAGGATGCCGCCGAAGACCTGATGAAGCGCCTCAAAATGTTCCGCCTGCGCGCGCAGGTCGAGATCGCGCTCGACGAGACCTTCGCGGCCGTCCGCTCCGACGATCACCGCGATCCCCGTTCGCCTGCCCTCTGGGGCCGCACCTGGGTGCCGCTGGCCGACGCCGGGGACATGATTCCGGACGCGGACTGGCAAGCGAACCGCATCGCGGCGGGCGTGCCCGAATGGGGTTCCGACTATCGCGCGGCCGAAGTTTTCCCGACCGACATCAACATGGATGTGATGGGCGGCATCGACTACAAGAAGGGCTGTTTCGTCGGACAGGAAGTCGCCAGCCGGATGAAGCGGCGCGGCAAGATCCGCAAGCGCACGCTGACTGTCCGGGGCGCAGCATTGGAGGCGGGCACCGAGATCTTCTCGGCCGCACCTGTCGGCACGGTGACGAGCGTACAGGGGGATGCCGGCCTCGCGCTGGTGCGGACCGACCGGTTGCAGAAAGTTCTCGACCAGTCCCGGCCGCTGACATGCAATGACCAGCCCGTGACATTTGACGTGCCGGAGTGGGCACAGAACGAAATGAACGCCCTCGGCGTGGAGGCCTCCGGTGAGTGA
- a CDS encoding DNA-3-methyladenine glycosylase I, translating to MSDDFPCAWAPLTDELYRTYHDTEWGVPEHDGRALWEKLQLDGMQAGLSWITILRKRDSIREEFDQFDPEKLARWTPKRAEKALKNPGIIRSPKKIEAVIGNAQAFLTMEEAGEGFAGYCWDVVGGAPIVNEWTHFRQAPTSTDWSAAMSKDLKKRGFKFVGPTIVYAWAQAVGMVNDHDVTCPRHREVQELAA from the coding sequence GTGAGTGACGATTTCCCATGCGCCTGGGCGCCGCTGACGGACGAGCTCTACCGCACCTATCACGACACCGAATGGGGCGTGCCGGAACATGATGGCCGGGCCCTTTGGGAGAAGCTGCAGCTGGACGGCATGCAGGCCGGCCTTTCCTGGATCACCATCCTGCGCAAACGCGACTCGATCCGTGAGGAATTCGACCAGTTCGATCCGGAGAAACTGGCCCGGTGGACACCGAAGCGGGCCGAAAAGGCGCTGAAAAATCCGGGTATCATCCGCAGCCCCAAGAAGATCGAGGCCGTGATCGGCAACGCGCAGGCCTTCCTCACCATGGAAGAGGCGGGCGAGGGCTTTGCCGGCTATTGCTGGGACGTCGTCGGCGGCGCACCGATCGTGAACGAATGGACGCATTTCCGGCAGGCACCGACCTCGACCGACTGGTCGGCCGCCATGTCGAAGGATTTGAAGAAGCGCGGCTTCAAATTCGTTGGTCCCACCATCGTCTATGCCTGGGCCCAGGCGGTTGGCATGGTGAATGACCATGACGTAACTTGCCCCCGTCACCGCGAAGTGCAGGAGTTGGCAGCATGA
- a CDS encoding beta-ketoacyl-ACP synthase III, which translates to MKNAVISSTGLWTPPHSISNEELVEAYNAWADNWNRERDADIASGLIEPKTHSSVEFIEKASGIKSRYVMNKTGVLDPDIMAPRIPERPNEQISVLAEIAVNAARQALERAGRKPEDVDAVICAASNMQRAYPAMAIEVQQALGIGGFAFDMNVACSSATFGIQTAADFVRTGSAKSVLMVNPEICSGHLNFTDRDSHFIFGDVATAVLVEEESIAPAGYWKILGTKLKTEFSNNIRNNFGFLNRAAPEGIGAPDKLFKQEGRKVFKEVVPMVSKMISEQLDELSLQGTDLRRLWLHQANANMNRLISTRVLGHEASADESPTVLDTYANTSSAGSIIAFHKHSEDFKPGEKGLICSFGAGYSAGTVFVEKTA; encoded by the coding sequence ATGAAGAACGCCGTCATCTCGTCCACAGGCCTGTGGACGCCGCCGCATTCCATTTCAAACGAAGAACTGGTCGAAGCCTACAATGCCTGGGCGGACAACTGGAATCGCGAGCGGGACGCTGACATCGCCTCCGGCCTCATCGAGCCGAAAACGCACTCCTCGGTCGAGTTCATCGAGAAGGCCTCCGGCATCAAGTCGCGCTATGTGATGAACAAGACGGGCGTACTGGATCCGGACATCATGGCCCCGCGCATTCCGGAACGCCCGAACGAACAGATTTCCGTGCTTGCCGAAATCGCCGTGAATGCCGCGCGCCAGGCCCTGGAACGCGCAGGCCGCAAACCGGAAGATGTGGATGCGGTGATCTGCGCGGCCTCCAACATGCAGCGCGCCTACCCGGCCATGGCGATCGAAGTCCAGCAAGCGCTGGGGATTGGCGGCTTTGCCTTTGACATGAACGTCGCCTGTTCCTCGGCGACCTTCGGGATCCAGACAGCCGCAGACTTTGTACGCACAGGCTCAGCGAAATCCGTCCTGATGGTGAACCCGGAAATCTGTTCCGGCCATCTGAACTTCACCGACCGCGACAGCCACTTCATCTTTGGCGATGTCGCCACCGCCGTCCTGGTGGAAGAGGAAAGCATCGCCCCGGCCGGTTACTGGAAGATCCTCGGCACGAAGCTGAAGACCGAGTTCTCCAATAACATCCGCAACAATTTCGGCTTCCTGAACCGTGCGGCGCCGGAAGGCATTGGCGCGCCGGACAAGCTGTTCAAGCAGGAAGGCCGCAAGGTCTTCAAGGAAGTTGTGCCCATGGTATCGAAGATGATCTCGGAACAGCTTGATGAGCTAAGCCTTCAGGGTACGGACCTCCGCCGCCTGTGGCTACACCAGGCCAATGCCAACATGAACCGGCTGATCTCGACCCGTGTGCTGGGCCATGAGGCGAGCGCCGATGAAAGCCCGACTGTGCTGGACACGTATGCCAACACATCCTCGGCTGGCTCCATAATCGCCTTCCACAAGCATTCGGAAGACTTCAAGCCCGGTGAAAAGGGCCTGATCTGCTCGTTTGGTGCAGGCTATTCGGCCGGCACGGTATTTGTTGAAAAAACGGCCTGA
- a CDS encoding HD family hydrolase: MTGRKKQSVKAPRVWQRMLSGRRLDLAHPSPMDVEIEDIAHGLARVARWNGQTKGRNAFSVAEHSVIVEQICRELDPAMSAKHRLMALLHDSPEYVIGDMISPFKALLGEGYKDIEGRLQEAIHIRFGLSPVTPVRLKKSIKKADLICAWFEATQLAGFEEDEANRFFVVPPDGVRLRLTPKSATDAQEAFLARFHEIMTEIGTP, encoded by the coding sequence ATGACCGGACGCAAGAAGCAATCCGTTAAGGCTCCCCGGGTCTGGCAGCGCATGCTGTCCGGACGGCGGCTGGACCTTGCCCATCCCTCGCCCATGGATGTGGAAATCGAGGACATCGCCCATGGCCTGGCCCGTGTGGCCCGGTGGAACGGCCAGACAAAGGGCCGGAATGCCTTCTCCGTTGCCGAACATTCTGTCATCGTGGAACAGATCTGCCGGGAGCTCGACCCGGCGATGAGCGCAAAGCACCGTTTGATGGCCCTGCTGCACGATAGCCCGGAATATGTGATCGGCGACATGATCTCGCCGTTCAAGGCGCTGCTGGGCGAAGGCTACAAGGACATTGAAGGCCGGCTGCAGGAAGCGATCCATATCCGTTTCGGCCTGTCGCCGGTGACGCCGGTGCGCCTGAAGAAGAGTATCAAGAAGGCGGACCTGATCTGCGCCTGGTTCGAGGCCACGCAACTGGCGGGCTTTGAGGAGGACGAGGCCAACCGCTTTTTTGTGGTCCCGCCTGACGGGGTCCGCCTGCGGCTCACCCCAAAATCGGCAACCGATGCACAGGAAGCCTTCCTCGCCCGCTTTCACGAGATCATGACGGAGATCGGCACGCCATGA
- a CDS encoding NrtR DNA-binding winged helix domain-containing protein, whose product MRSASPLLIGLSAVMVAIQDDTPLVLVTRRGSEDALPFGPFHPDKHRTFDLSLRGWVREQTGFELGYVEQLYTFGDRDREMPEATLAGAPAHARVISVGYLALTPEARPAEAGFEARWQNWYRYFPWEDHRNGRPAIIDSQIVPRLFTWAAGKEMRLERAKIAFGLDGARWAEERVLDRYELLYEAGLVAECARDANLAEPDVTLGEAMASDHRRILATAISRLRGKIKYRPVVFELMPDKFTLSALQRTVEAILGLGLHTQNFRRALDKTGLVKGTGAMETGTGGRPAELYRFCREQAISTGAPGLSTPRRSAD is encoded by the coding sequence ATGAGATCCGCTTCCCCTCTGCTGATCGGCCTGTCGGCCGTGATGGTTGCCATTCAGGACGACACGCCGCTGGTGCTGGTCACCCGGCGCGGCAGCGAGGATGCGCTGCCCTTCGGCCCGTTCCATCCTGACAAGCACCGCACGTTCGACCTGTCACTGCGGGGCTGGGTGCGGGAACAGACGGGCTTTGAACTCGGCTATGTCGAACAGCTTTACACCTTTGGCGACCGCGACCGGGAAATGCCGGAAGCGACGCTGGCGGGCGCGCCGGCGCATGCCCGCGTCATCTCGGTGGGGTATCTCGCCCTGACGCCGGAAGCCCGCCCGGCCGAGGCGGGGTTCGAGGCGCGCTGGCAGAACTGGTATCGCTACTTCCCCTGGGAAGATCATCGCAATGGCCGCCCGGCCATCATCGACAGCCAGATCGTACCGCGCCTGTTCACCTGGGCGGCCGGCAAGGAGATGCGGCTGGAACGGGCAAAGATCGCCTTCGGCCTCGATGGCGCGCGCTGGGCGGAAGAGCGCGTGCTGGACCGGTATGAACTGCTCTATGAGGCCGGACTGGTCGCCGAATGTGCGCGCGATGCGAATCTCGCCGAACCCGATGTCACGCTGGGCGAGGCCATGGCGTCGGATCACCGGCGCATCCTGGCCACGGCAATCTCGCGGCTGCGGGGCAAGATCAAATACCGCCCGGTCGTCTTCGAACTGATGCCGGACAAATTCACCCTGTCAGCGCTGCAGCGGACGGTGGAGGCGATTCTCGGCCTTGGCCTGCACACGCAGAACTTCCGCCGGGCGCTGGACAAGACCGGGCTGGTCAAAGGCACGGGCGCGATGGAAACCGGCACGGGCGGGCGCCCGGCCGAGCTTTACCGTTTCTGCCGCGAGCAGGCCATCTCGACCGGCGCGCCAGGCCTGTCGACCCCGCGCCGGTCTGCGGACTGA
- a CDS encoding M16 family metallopeptidase has protein sequence MRLMTFAAGLFAATSLSACASLNPPPAEPETIVEVEVVEEPAPLEVAVHSGDFAEIQQFTTPGGASVWLVSEPSIPILSLNMAWKGGEASDPEGLEGLTDAVTYHMNEGAGDLDSLGFQTRMEDLNMSFGCSASNNWTSCSASMLTDNADDAMALIATAFEDPRFDEGPFERFRREQQVGLKTRETSAGYLAWKAQSQALYPDHPYARTKTDESIAALTPELAKEQMRKLMVKDRLLVTAVGAVTPEELAPMIDEVIADLPETSTLPETPDIVLPELEPADPIVVDLPQPQSLVQFTGPGLKRDDPDFFPAFVLNYSYGGGGFESRLMKVLRIEKGLTYGIYTSLSPGEHIQTWSGGGQTKNESAGEFIQGIKNEMEDLVEHGVTEEELADAKAYLTGSYPLGFDSNAKIASQMMGVRQDELGIDYFDLRNDKVRAVTLEDVNRVAKEYLNPEDYLFVAVGQPEGISVEEFESEDPAEMESESED, from the coding sequence ATGAGACTCATGACTTTTGCTGCCGGCCTGTTTGCCGCAACCAGCCTGTCCGCCTGTGCCTCTCTCAATCCGCCTCCGGCCGAGCCTGAAACGATTGTCGAAGTGGAGGTGGTTGAAGAACCGGCGCCGCTTGAGGTCGCGGTTCACTCCGGTGACTTTGCCGAGATCCAGCAGTTCACGACGCCCGGCGGCGCGTCGGTCTGGCTCGTGTCTGAACCGTCCATTCCGATCCTCTCTCTCAACATGGCCTGGAAAGGCGGCGAGGCGAGCGATCCTGAAGGGCTGGAAGGCCTGACAGATGCGGTCACCTACCACATGAATGAAGGCGCGGGCGATCTCGACTCCCTCGGCTTCCAGACGCGGATGGAAGACCTGAACATGAGCTTTGGCTGTTCGGCCTCGAACAACTGGACCTCCTGCTCGGCCTCCATGCTGACGGACAATGCCGACGATGCCATGGCGCTGATCGCAACGGCGTTTGAAGATCCGCGTTTCGACGAGGGTCCGTTCGAACGCTTCCGCCGGGAGCAGCAGGTCGGCCTCAAGACGCGTGAGACGAGCGCGGGCTATCTCGCCTGGAAGGCCCAATCGCAGGCGCTGTACCCGGATCATCCCTATGCCCGGACCAAGACCGACGAGAGCATCGCAGCGCTGACACCGGAGCTGGCGAAAGAGCAGATGCGCAAGCTGATGGTGAAGGACCGCCTGCTGGTCACCGCTGTCGGCGCCGTGACGCCGGAGGAACTGGCGCCGATGATCGACGAGGTCATCGCCGACCTGCCGGAAACATCCACCTTGCCGGAAACTCCGGACATCGTTCTGCCGGAACTCGAACCGGCGGACCCGATCGTCGTTGATCTGCCTCAGCCACAATCCCTGGTCCAGTTTACCGGCCCCGGCCTGAAGCGGGACGATCCGGACTTCTTCCCCGCCTTCGTGCTGAACTACTCGTATGGCGGCGGCGGCTTCGAGAGCCGGTTGATGAAAGTCCTCCGTATCGAGAAGGGCTTGACCTACGGCATCTATACGAGCCTGTCGCCGGGCGAGCACATTCAGACCTGGAGCGGCGGCGGCCAGACCAAGAATGAAAGCGCCGGCGAGTTCATCCAGGGCATCAAGAACGAGATGGAAGATCTCGTCGAGCATGGCGTGACCGAAGAAGAACTGGCCGACGCGAAGGCTTATCTCACCGGCTCCTACCCGCTGGGGTTCGATTCCAACGCAAAGATCGCCAGCCAGATGATGGGCGTCCGCCAGGACGAACTCGGCATCGACTATTTCGATCTGCGGAATGACAAGGTCCGCGCCGTCACGCTGGAAGATGTGAACCGGGTCGCAAAGGAATATCTCAACCCGGAAGATTATCTCTTCGTCGCCGTGGGCCAGCCGGAAGGCATCTCCGTAGAGGAGTTCGAATCCGAAGACCCGGCGGAAATGGAATCAGAGTCGGAAGACTAG